A single Notoacmeibacter ruber DNA region contains:
- a CDS encoding lytic transglycosylase domain-containing protein, which yields MRGGWIASATFLLSVSISQPAASAPLDDPAAHVARVCTIIKAEAERHDLPAAFFARLVWTESRFDPGAVSPVGAEGIAQFMPGTAKLRGLADSFDMTSALAASASYLAEMRDRYGNLGRAAIGYNAGEERLRRWIGGHPFLPLETENYVLKVLQQPAERFAKADYRAPIAPLSEKHSFLEGCKRLPVIRTRAPDVARLSKPWLVQLAGSFRRGAAERQLEQLRQRYALVERSGPVITRLRRPGARARIYAVGIGADSRGEASRLCGELRRAGASCLVQRNR from the coding sequence ATGCGGGGCGGGTGGATCGCATCGGCCACCTTCCTGCTGAGCGTCTCGATTTCTCAGCCGGCGGCCAGCGCACCTTTGGACGATCCCGCCGCTCACGTCGCCCGCGTCTGCACGATCATCAAAGCCGAGGCTGAACGCCACGACCTGCCGGCAGCGTTCTTTGCGCGACTTGTCTGGACCGAAAGCCGGTTCGATCCGGGCGCCGTCTCCCCGGTGGGCGCGGAGGGCATCGCCCAGTTCATGCCGGGTACGGCCAAATTGCGTGGTCTCGCCGATTCCTTCGACATGACGAGCGCGCTCGCCGCATCCGCGAGCTATCTCGCTGAAATGCGCGACCGCTACGGCAATCTTGGTCGCGCCGCGATCGGCTACAATGCGGGCGAGGAGCGTCTCAGACGCTGGATCGGCGGGCATCCCTTCCTGCCTCTCGAGACCGAAAACTACGTCTTGAAGGTGTTGCAGCAGCCGGCGGAGCGCTTCGCCAAGGCGGATTATCGAGCCCCGATTGCGCCGCTTAGCGAGAAACACTCCTTTCTCGAAGGCTGCAAGCGGTTGCCTGTCATACGAACGCGCGCACCCGATGTGGCGCGGCTTTCAAAGCCCTGGCTGGTACAACTGGCGGGCAGCTTCCGGCGTGGCGCGGCAGAGCGGCAGCTGGAACAGTTGCGCCAGCGCTATGCGCTGGTCGAGCGGAGCGGGCCCGTCATCACACGGCTGCGCCGGCCCGGAGCACGGGCGCGAATCTACGCCGTCGGTATTGGAGCGGACAGTCGCGGTGAAGCCAGCCGTTTGTG